The Nicotiana tomentosiformis chromosome 2, ASM39032v3, whole genome shotgun sequence genome includes the window CATTGTCTGTTTGCTTGTTTTAGTCCATATAAGGACTTCTTCAATTTGCATACAACACCTGGTGTGTGAACTTGTAAACCTTGTGGGATATCCATGTACACTTCTTCATGCAAATCCCCATGTAGGAAAGCATTATTTACATTTAATTGAAAAAGGTCCCAACCTTTCTTCACAACCACACTTATTAATGTTCTGACAGTTGTCATTTTGACAACATGGGAGAAGGTTTCCGTGTAGTCAATCCCTACCTGCTGTGTGTAACCCTTAACCACAAGTCTTGCTTCGAACCTCTCTATGCTTCCATCTGCATTGTGTTTGATCTTGTACACCCACTTGCATCCTATAACTTTCTTTCCTGCAGGCAAAGTTACTAAATCCCAAGTATGATTagcatacaaagcctcaaattcCTGTGTCATAGATGCTTGCCAAGCAGGATTTATGGCTGCTTCCTCATATGAACATGGTTCACTGTCATGTGAAATGTTCCTCATAACCTGCTGACTGTTCTGACTCAAGGTATTCAGGGAGACATGTTGGTTTTTGATAAAAAAAGAATTGAGTGAATGTATATGTTGAGAGTTGTTCTTCAATGTTAGAAGGGAGTAGACATATTCATTTAAGTATGAAGGTGGATTATTTGCCCTAGTAGATTTTCTAGGTTCTGGTAACATGATGGGAGGATCGGGTACATGATTGGTGGCAGTATTCAGATCATCTGTTATGAGTGACTCACATGAAGGTGCAAGGGCTATGTTATGTGGGGAAGTAGGTACAACATGATCAACATATATAGGAGAATCAATGACAGAGTTGTGTGTATGATTCTTATCCTGTAGCTGACAGCTATCCAAAGTATTAGTTTGATCACAGTCATCTATGATGTTGGGCTGAGGGGATGCACAACTTGGACTCGAAGTTATCAGGTGTAAAACTGAAGGGAAAGTGGAATGATTAGGAGAAATAGCAAATGGTAAAAGGTGTTCATAAAACTATACATCTCTAGAAATGTGTATCCTTTTACTAAGCAAATCAAGTACCTTGTAACCTTTTGTTCCGAAGGGGTATCCTACAAATATGTGTGGGTTGGCTCTTGGTTCAAATTTGTCTTTATGAGTTTTAAGGGTGGTAGGATAGCATAGATAGCCCAAGCTTCTCAGATGGGAATATGTGGGTTTCTGTTTGTAGAGGATTTCAAATGGGCACTTGTTATTTAGTATTGTAGAGGGGAGTCTATTTATCAAATATATTGCAGTTAGGATGCACTCTCCCCAATACCTCAAAGGCAATTTAGACTGGTACAATAGAGCTCTTGTTATCTCTAAAAGGTTTTTATGTTTTCTTTCGaccacaccattttgttgtgaTGTATAGGGACAAGTTCTTTGGTGAATAATCCCTTTGGTTTGGTAAAAGGTCAGTGCTTCATTGCTGGTGAATTTCATCCCATTATCAGATCTAATGGTCTTGACTGACATTTGGAACTGGTTTTCAACCGTGCAAACAAAGGTTTTGATAGCTTCTAGTGCATTGCTTTTGCAACTCAATAACTGTATCCAAGTAGATCTACTACAGTCATTGACTATAGTTAAAAAATACTTGTAATTATCATGTGTGGCAAGGTGGTAAGGGCCCCAAAGGTCTATATGTAATAGATCAAATACTTGGGTGGAAGATATGGTTCTTTGTGGATAGGGAAGTCTGCCCTGTCTAGCCATGGGACAGACTGAACAAAAGAAAGGCTGTTTGGGTGCAAAATTGGCTAGTATAGAACAGATCCCCTTCATTTTCACAAAAGGTACATGGCCTAATCTGTTGTGCCACAAGTAATCAACATAATTTTTGCATGATTTGAGACAGACAAAGAAGTATTATTAGAACAAACTCTCTTATTATCCGATTGGTAGTTATTTACAATAGGAAGTGAAGGTGATTTGAGCTTGTACAACATCAGAATCACTACTGAGACTCTCACCAAAATAGACTCTTTTATTGCTTGACTGGCAGCTATTTACAATTGGAAATGGAGATGGTGAATTAGTCTGCACAATACTTGCATCGTGACATGAATTAGAACTACCAAAACTGAGTAAAGAAGTTGAACTAACTAATTGGCATTTTGAGCAGAGGAAATACAGACCATTCCTTGCTCTACCAATCTCCAGAAGCCTCTTCATTGAAGGGGCCTGCAATACACATATGTACGCAGAAAAATTAACAATGGATTTGAGTTGTGATGTTAATGAATGAATAGAAATGAGATTGAACGTGAAACTGGGAACAAACAACACCCTGTGCAAGGTCAGCTTTGGACTAAGAACTGCATCACCTATCTCTGTTACTTTAACCCTATATCCATTTGGGAGAGTAACTAAAAAGGGGTATGGCAAGGTTCTAGTATTAGTGAGTAAATTTTTGTTATATGACATGTGGTTCGAGGCTCCAGAATCTAAAATCCAAAAAATAGCAGGTAAATGGGAACATTTATATGAAAGATCACCAATAATTTCATCATAAGTACATCAAGCCAATATACCTGCGAAGTTCACATCTCCACTTGTGATATTATTTGAGGTCTCAGCTACAGTCCCAAAGTGAAGTTTTTCCAGTAGGTTCAGTAACTGATTGTACTGTTCTTTCGTCAAGTTGGGCGCATTGTGGTTCTGATTCTGACCTCGATTATCAGCTACATCAAACTCTCTAGGCAATATTTCTTGAGATCCTCCATGAACATTTGTAGCAGATGCTGTGTTCCTGCTTCTTGTGAACTTGAAGTTCTGTGGGAAACCATGTAACCTATAACACTTTTCTTTAGTGTGGCCTCGCTTTTTGTAATAGAAACAAAATAAACGTGGACCTCTGTTCCCTGATCTATAGGCATTATTTCCTGCATTGTTTCCCATTTGATTGTAATTTGTTCTAAAGCCACTATTTGCTTGTCCATGAACGTTTAATGACGCAGATTCCAAACTTAGCTGACTGTGTGGTCTAACTTTGCGTTGTTCTTCCTCTTGAATTAGAATAGAGAAGGCTTGTGCTATCATGGGCAGTGGGTTCATCATCAGAATACTTCCTCTTACTACAGTATATACCTCATTTAAGCCCATCAAAAATTGAATGAGTCTCTTATCTTGTTCTGCCTTGTGCATATTTGCCTTTGCCCGGCAGGTGCACTGGCAATTGCACTGAGTATTCGCATTCAACGTTTGTAATTCCTCCCAAAGCTTCTTCATCTTTGTGTAATAGCCAGTGATGTCCAGTGAGCCCTGGGTCAAGTCATTGATTTCCTTTTGAAGTTGATACATCTTAGCTCCGTTGTTCTGGTCATACCTATCCTCCAATTTCTGCCAAAGTTCCTTCGCATCATTTACATACTGTAAACTGTCTGCTATGTCCTTCTAAAGTGAGTTCAAAATCCAAGAGCTGACCATATCATCACACCTTTCCCATTGTACGTAATTTACAGAATCAGCATTAGGCTTTCTACATTTTTCATTAATAAAACCTATTTTGTTCTTCACTGAGAGGGCTCGCAGAACTCCTCTTCTCCAGGATCTATATCCTACTCCATCAAAAGGTATTGGTACCAAGGTCGATCCAGCATTTTCTGATGGATGCATATATAGAGGATTAGTTGAATCCATGACATCTCTTACCAAATTGGGTCCGTTATTCTCAAATTGATGAACAGTTGGGTCGGCAATATCCTCTTCTCCGGCCATGATTTGAAGTATTGAAAGAGAGAGATGAAATTATATTCTAAACAGAAAAACAATGAATCAAATTGACGCAGAAAAAGGAGAAAAATTGATTTCCAGATTTTGGGAAACCCTAGATTTATTGAGTCAGTGAAATCGATTGAATTTATGAAATCGATTGAAGATTGAGTGAGAACTAAAGCGAAAAACAGAgctctgctctgataccatgtggaAATTCAGAGACTGAGGTGTAGACTCCATTGGAGAGGAAGCTCGAGCTAAGGCTGCTAGCTCATGGCTGAGGAGAACGTTCTGGAATTTGAGAGAGAATGTAGGAATGCAAAAAGTGATTTCATTCACTGTAGCAATTACAATATATACACGTGAGTGGAGAAGTGTGACTAACCTAACAGCTGGCAACAACTCATTAACAACTAGCAACTAAACTACCATTTAGCTAATTGACTAACCATAACTATCAAATTAACTAACATATACATAAATATGCTTAGTCAATCTTAACATACACCCCTAAACTAAGATTCATAGATTTTTTTTGGTCCAGCTCATTTTAAGACGCACATAGTatcttaatttttcttttaaatgTATACAAAGGAACATCCTCTTTGACGACAGTAATTATAGAATTGCAGTGAGAACTTAAGTAATCTTGGACCTGACAACTCAATCTTAACCTTCATATTAAGACCTCATTGAGTAATTTATCATTTCGCTTTTGGAAAATAAACTGATCTTATAATTAAGATGTACTTTATTTGACTTTCGTTGTATTATTCAGAATTTCTGATCGAGTCTTTCTGCCTTAAATCGTAAAATCACTCCGCATAGTTCACTTCGGAAATGGTTAACAAATTATCGCTTTGATTTTGGGATATCAGCTggctacttttttttttttttttcaaaattaagaaaaaattgTGTTAAGCACACTGCACGAGCGTCTACTGTCCGAAAAAATACGCTTTGAGAAAAACAATTCGTAAAAGAATACTAGCATAGCTGGAACTATCGATTTGTGGGAGTATGATTTTTAAGAGAAGAAACTCAAAATATGAACTATTTGATAAATACGTATATATATAAAGGTTAAATACATGTTTAAGTAGAATCGCCTATGAATAttatcacacctccttttttccgagagatatgagagttttttcaattaaaataatattattcgaaatgagattatttatttaaatcagagtcaccacttgggataattattatggtgtcccaagtcaacggtttattttaaaatcccaaatcgagaaaattaactcttatttatggtttgtgaacacagaagatcgggtaagaaattctgttaacccaggagaaggtgtgaggcattctcgagttccgtgattttagcgcGGCGCTTTACAGTTACACTTGGCTTAATTTCTTGAttattacatgtttaaaaccTTTTATGTGTTACCGCTTCTATACCGCTTTTATTTGTTTTTAACCCTTTTAGtatttatgcaatttatttgaacaagtcgcgatatcGCGCACTCGTTGTTTTGGTACATATTGCAAAtcacgccacgtgaaacgcacccgtgaCTCATAAcatgtttattttaattatttgaaattgTGGTCAAGTAGTGTGAACTTgagttgggatttacgtatcgtgaccgtGTCACGGGAACTGTacccataatcacgatgatttattattaatcgcgcctaaaacaAGCTACGATGTTCATAATTTGCTCAactcctaagtttgagattattgtgaggcgaTGAATTATGAAATCAATTGTGGAAAATGATCAGCTTTTGCTCTTAATTATTTTGACCCAGATAACTTAAAATTGATCATAGCACAATTGGCTTTTAAAGCCAATTAATGAGTATGCCCAGTTACTAGTTCATCAAGTTACTCCACTATCCATTAGTCAATTGCAGTAGTACATGCTTCATTAAGCAAAGCCCAACCACCGGGCCCAATCATCTTTTTTTTAAAAGTCCAAAtcttatttttcaattttaactAGCAGACATGGATTTTATCcccaaagttcaaacattcactacgtgcccaaaaatcatgttttcaTCAATATTCATGTTAATCAAACAAGAAAGtaacaaaatttaacaaagctaatgagacctaacaattaatacggaaaaatatttcaatcttcatgaagcaaaataagatcaaattatatattcaagcataATATCTTAACAAAATAATGATGGGAGAAATGGACCTTTACAAGACTGTTTTGAAGCTTGGATAATGAACAAGGATGTAAATGGAGCTTCGACCAAAATCGACAAATGGAGCTCGAACTCGACGACTCAACTTTGGAGCTGTTGTTTTCTGTACAAAAGGGGACTGTTTCGCTGGGTTTTCAGCTTGTTTTTGTCGTGCTTTTTAGCTTAGTTTCAGTTGGTTTCGGGGTTGGACTTTGGTGATAgattgctggatttttcgaaataAAGCCGAAGAAAAAATGACACgaatagaaattcccttagcgtagaatAAGTAAAAATATTTCTTTCAATTCCCTCCTtccttcttttttcctttctctcttcCCCTtttttttctcctcacatttctcttctctTTATAGAAAAAGTttcggaattttttcagattttttaaattattttattactttttaattaaaaagaattttcacttcccatttttcttcttttaaaaaaaaaataattctccactttcctttactttttttttaatttctcacttttttacttttattatatttaaattctcactttttttatatttcttttttttatttttcacttactttacttttttttttaatttatactctcttttacttttttttttttaaaaaatcagctacattttcttttattttttaattccaactttcttttacttttcattttttaaatttacacattcttttacttttattttttaaattttccactttcttttactttttattaaataatttccatctacttttacttttactttttaattccatacttctatttttcctattttttttattcagatccgatttttttttataaaatatttattttttcgggtttttaatttattttattttaaaataaagataaaattaaaaataaaaataatattaatagtaataattgaccttttaaattatatttaatttttgccctatatataaaaaaatatcacaaagctaaaataatatatattaaatttttaaaaatatttacacaataaaaggtgataaaaattcaaatatagtcataaATTAGGTACTCACAAATATTAATGAAAAAATTTACACACacatatgtatgtatgtataaacGTGGTAGTTTATAAAAAGATAATTCCACAGTTAAGCCCTCAGCTATTGATACGTTGTCATTTTGGTCATATAATATTTGGCTAAACATATTTAACCTTGAATTAATAAAAATGTGTATTGTTGGTACCTTTTATATATGAAATATGTATATCTAAATTGTTTTTAGAATTAGTACTATATATCCTCAAATATGGGGTAAGCAATAAAAATTTAATATAACACACGGACAATTAAATAGTTTAAACAATTAACATATAACAATTCGTTAAATTTATGACGATTACAAGCCCAAGGGGCCAAAGTACTGATTTTAACAAATTAAAGATTAAATGTGCTTAATGTATTGTAATACAAGGACTAAAATTACAATCTATTGACATTCCACGGGCTGAAAGCACAAGTTCCCTTTTTTGAAATTAATAAACCTCTGATCTCTGTAATTCTGTTCTACTAAGCTGAGCTGAGCTGAGCAAGGAGTTAAAACACTGCTATGCAATAAAAATGGTTTAAATGTCATATACTAATTAATTACCTTTAGAAACAAACATTATTTCGTCTCCAATATCAGGAAACTGTAACAGTATCAATTTACTTTCTTTATGCTTAATTTGTAAAACGCGAAATACATAAACGATCCTTTTAAATTGTCCTCAACGATTGATTGAACACCTTAACCGagcaattttttattttaacactTCAAGTGGCTATTAAATAGGCCAAATAAACACCCGAGTACATCAAACCATATGCGTGAGTTGCACTTGTCAATGACATGTCAAATGGACCAATCAAAAAATAACACGTGTAATTTTGCCATAAAAATTTGATAaatgtaattaaaaaaaaatacatttaaagaagaaaagaaactTTCTTTACCATCTCCTCTCTCATTTTGACATAGCAGCTGTCGGCTCCTCTCCCCCTCCATTTCTGCCGCTGCATCGCCACTAATCGTCTCCTCCGGAGGTGATGACCGGCTATGCGGCGACCTCCCCATCAACCACAACCACCCTTTACCCTTCCCCCCTCTCCCCGTCACTATTCTGTCGAGGCAGAACCCTCACCGGTAGGCCTTCAAATGCCGGTGAGATCTACAAAGTCGGTGATCCCATTAAAACCGGTCGACTTTAGATATATCCAGATCTGGCCAAATATATGCTTTTGCGTCATGTTTGTGGACTGTTTTTCATGAGTCTGGCCGGATCTACGTTTTTTCGGCAACCCCCTTGCTTATGTCCTTTTTATTGCTCTATATGTTCCCTTGCGATGATAATTAAGAACCAATTCCCACAAATTGATAATACACTGAAAGTAACAAATTGATAATTGATATTTAAAAAATTGAATCTTGTAAAAAAACTCCTATCATAAATTCTCTTCTTTTGTAATTCTGTTCAACCAGCTAGTGTATGTTAAATTGTATACTGAAGTGAAGGTATGGTGAAAAGGAATAAAACAAAAGGAAATTAAGCACGAGAAAATGGAGGCATAGGTGATTTAAGGTAGAGGAGGGTGTCGAATGGTTGCAGAGAAAATTGGAGGAGAAGGAGGTATGAAAATTAGGTGGGGTCCACATTattttaggaaaagaaaaaaaataatctaATTTTAGGTAGGCAACTCGCGTCCACAAAGTGCATTTCACACTAACATGGTCGGGTGTTTAGTTGATTTCTTTTGTGATTAAATAAAGTGTCTAGCTGAAAATGGTCTTAGTTGAGGTGTTTAATTGATCGCTCAGGACAGCTTAAAGATGTCCTTTATGTATTTCGCCTTTGTAAAAATTAAGATAAGTCTATTCAAGTGTTTTATGGATGATCTAGAACTTTTTCTTTTACCCCTCTTACTCTGGTTTCTTAGAACGTAGCTGCTAATTTTATAGGGATCATGGCGGCTCCACAGAAttggtggcctaaagccaaatcttgatacaaatgccttaatatttttaaacaaaaacttcgtatatatttttatttgaagtttATTTATCTAGTTTTTTGAAATGTAAAGTTATTAAACAAGAATTTTGTTTATAATCAATTTCTTCTAATAATCTTTTCCagttaataatatatatatatatatatatatatatatatatatatatatatatatatatatatatatatatatatatatatatatatatatatataatttatttaatttatcttgagacattgttgatcttagataagattttattaattttaattttaaaaaaattcttttcGTATATGCAACTAGtataaaaattattaatattGTTCTACAAGCAATATATGCATTTGAAAAAGAATCAGGTCCTCTTATATGATTAAGTATATCAAATTATCGATTAGAGTATTTTATTCTAATTAtactattttttttaacaatttttatttgaaaaataagtcTAAATCGTCAATATCAATTGACTATTATGTTTTAAGAAACTCTGGAGGTTAACGCAACATTTTTGACCActaaatagaaaatcaaaaatatttttatatacttCGAATTattcaaatatattaaaattttcttttcattttattaaATAGTTAAGTCATAAACTTACTATTAACAAAAATAAGGCACCAAAATTTTGAGGCCTAGAGCCTTTGCTTTACTTGCCTTACCCTAAgttcttcatttttttaaaatacgAAGTGGTGTTTCAGGCAAACcattaatgataatttttctttatCTACTGTGAATTAGGATCGCAAATATTTGGAAGTCATTGAAAGGCCATTGACTGAAAATTAACCTTTTCTTTTTGCTGGCAAAAACAGCTCGATATGTTGCATTCTCTATCTGCCCAACAAATGGTAGCACCAAAATAGATGGTATTACTAAATTTTAATCATTATGGTCACGCATAGGTAGATTCGGaatttgaactttattttatAGATGTGTATTCAATATTTTATTATGTCATATCAAATATAATGGATTCAAAATCTTTTATATACTTGtacttatttaatatattttttaatacaTACAAAATCTAAGTTAAAATTATTGAGTTTGAATGAACTTATCTACTTCACTATGTGAGCGCATGTGGTCACATATCAACTGATGTTATGCTGCTATAATAAAGTAAATAGTAATTTCATGCCAACCCAAATTAAATAAGTACTTCTGCATTTATGATTGAATGCAATTGTCACGAttcaaaatcccaccacaggcgtcgtgatggcacttagtctctaagattaaGTAAGCCAAGTATAATTACATTTCAcgccatttttttttattttttttatagataatcgaaaccaacaacggaaacaaatatgaaaacctcccaagactggtaatactgagtcacgaattctaactgaatacatgaaatgatctcaaggatcgaatactctatactgtttgaataataattaacagtacaataaaatgaaaagactccaaggaactgcgacgaccaagcagttctaccttgaatccttgcgatctcactttaactctgtccgagtccgatagctccaatacctggctctgcacaaaaatgtgcagaagtgtagtatgagtacaccacaatcgatacccaataagtatcaagactaacctcagtggagtagtgacgaggtacaatcaagacactcactagtctaataacctatgcaatataatatacaaaataataggaaacaaataacaataagagcaacacaaatcaactagtgatatgcacagcagggcaacacgaacaccattaatatcgcttgacaaataataaatacaagtacacccaattaaatcaagtccttcaaataaatatctttcacatataattcttccaagtaactctctttcaaatataatttcctaaaataaatatctttcaaatataattctttcaataaatctctttcaaatataattttctcaaataagtatctttcaaatataattctttcaataaatctctttcaaatataattttctcaaataagtatctttcaaataatatcattcaaatataattctttcatatgaatgtctttcgaatataattctttcaaataatatttggaatataatcctttcaaataaaagtcaccttgtgacacctcatctcataatcataaaatacgggtctcagcccactttcgtatttccacggcacctcgtgccaatatctctatcacaactgcacagacaactcacgtgccaatatcatcatcatattttccccggcacctcgtgcccacattttatatctgttgcggcgtgcaacccaatcccatataacattaatcatacctgttgcgacgtgcaatcggattccatataacataatccgcctggcaatagccaatCGCTcctaatttcaacatagatcagactattatcaagtttgccgaaacaacaagacaagttgaacaagatataaaaataaacacaagaaaaatctgtcacgccccaaacctaaaGAGGCGTGGCCgacacccggtgccatactcggcctGAACGTACTACTCTGTAAATGTGAACTTTGGAGaattggagcttaccaaccaagctgatgtttgactttgtctactCGGAAGGTCTATCCAGTTGTCTATTAGTACCTGCAGGcataaaatgcagcgtccccaacaaaagggacgtcagtacgaaataatgtaccgagtatgtaaggcaacaagatAACTAAAATTTaaaactgaactaataatataataactgaaagtacctgggagtcaaatataatttgaagatatgcttacctgctgatactgactcatctctctcaatatagtaagtaaaatagatgtccgaccctataaggctcggtatgtgtaactgttCTGCCGTAGTACGCTCGCTCAAAGGCGCTCGGCCATACCGGGCTCTGTATCTTGActattctgggctcgctcataggcgctcgtccacaataggctcggtatataacttaccatctgatcagaggttgcccaataggggcctgcccatcgattatagatcgatggtggtgaaaatactgtaatactgtatatatatatatatatatatatatatatatatatatatatatatatagactttctgctctcttgactgaaagaagacaaaactaaactgaatatgtagTCCTAATAAGGGAGAAtgttgtaacttatgagactaggaaaatgtacataaattcaggaatatgagCTTCTCTTTATGTATCGTTaaaacacatgtagttactggatcatgccaaaatgaaagaaagttttagccttaacatacctttgcaatcttctctccaatcgtcaaccaagctcaatatgatcttcttacttCTACAATGAGTAACCTGacttcgtcgtcatcatataagcattgtaactctcatatttcaaaaccaatattctacaaaAAACGGACAACACCTCCCCTGTTTTTACTAtatcccataagttactaaaagttACCAAATAgaccaaacaacaacaatataattcacaataaacTCTCTGATTACTTCAACAATCATTTTGAGCAGCAAGCTCGATTTacaattaacaaaatataatttaatccaattcattttccatgaatctgcctacaacttgtataacatcatacttatgcttaccatatcattttcatcccaaaatatcataagaataatcttcaaaaatagtccacacgcctagcaccttaacctttatcgtcaacctcttgtttttcatgttatcttcttcaatccactgaattagcacatagataagcttaaTAACAGCAACCATAACCAACCATATATATAGCCTCTACACAACCCACAAAAAAAGATAACGattccttatgccatgtcaattactatcttggaaattttaactcaaacaactcaaacaacacatgcttaaccttaagcacaaccaagaacatgatttacataccttaggcagtagatacaacttgaaatttcagccataacaacatatatatatagccttaaaacaacccaacaaaagataacaacaactctttccctttcaagtgttatcttgtaatcttcatccaataacttaaccaacacatagataagatTAAATCCAAGAAATAGGGTGTTATACATATCTTAAAGAATCTGGaaaaactcgaaccaaagcttcCATTATCTTACAACCACCCTTAATCACATCACGacaccatagagactctcttcttcacgtaggctaacttttgatgtttgattatggTGTATTCCTTTGAAATTTGTT containing:
- the LOC138905279 gene encoding uncharacterized protein gives rise to the protein MAGEEDIADPTVHQFENNGPNLVRDVMDSTNPLYMHPSENAGSTLVPIPFDGVGYRSWRRGVLRALSVKNKIGFINEKCRKPNADSKDIADSLQYVNDAKELWQKLEDRYDQNNGAKMYQLQKEINDLTQGSLDITGYYTKMKKLWEELQTLNANTQCNCQCTCRAKANMHKAEQDKRLIQFLMGLNEVYTVVRGSILMMNPLPMIAQAFSILIQEEEQRKVRPHSQLSLESASLNVHGQANSGFRTNYNQMGNNAGNNAYRSGNRGPRLFCFYYKKRGHTKEKCYRLHGFPQNFKFTRSRNTASATNVHGGSQEILPREFDVADNRGQNQNHNAPNLTKEQYNQLLNLLEKLHFGTVAETSNNITSGDVNFADSGASNHMSYNKNLLTNTRTLPYPFLVTLPNGYRVKVTEIGDAVLSPKLTLHRAPSMKRLLEIGRARNGLYFLCSKCQLVSSTSLLSFGSSNSCHDASIVQTNSPSPFPILLSCKSNALEAIKTFVCTVENQFQMSVKTIRSDNGMKFTSNEALTFYQTKGIIHQRTCPYTSQQNVLHLITSSPSCASPQPNIIDDCDQTNTLDSCQLQDKNHTHNSVIDSPIYVDHVVPTSPHNIALAPSCESLITDDLNTATNHVPDPPIMLPEPRKSTRANNPPSYLNEYVYSLLTLKNNSQHIHSLNSFFIKNQHVSLNTLSQNSQQVMRNISHDSEPCSYEEAAINPAWQASMTQEFEALYANHTWDLVTLPAGKKVIGCKWVYKIKHNADGSIERFEARLVVKGYTQQVGIDYTETFSHVVKMTTVRTLISVVVKKGWDLFQLNVNNAFLHGDLHEEVYMDIPQGLQVHTPGVVCKLKKSLYGLKQANRQWYDKLTESLCSKGFVYSTNDYSLFYKKNGSLTVFVVVYVDDVILTGTNLEVINGLKSFLHNKFKIKDLDLLKEYDCLGYTTVSSPLDCTVKLKATEGSMLTDPTYYRKLVGKLNFLTNTRLDITYSVQHLSQFMQSPREPHLKAALHVLSQVAVHMARNPVFHERTKHIEVDCHFVRDKIQDGHQTYQHPWQVGSEFFPTNLMGVLRLTKHIYVYVVNLIVTNVLLSHELTALARASSLMESTPHSL